The genomic DNA cttaaaaactTAGAATCTTTGATTCCCATGAGCCATGAGGCCATGTGGTAAAGCTCTCCCACGTTATTTCTTTTACCATTCTCTTTAATTTGTTCCCCCGATCGACTTCTCTCACTTTCGGACAAAACCAAATTGCTGTCATTTTTTGGACACGATGAAGTATAATATCAAGGAAGTAATGTAGAAGCCGCAAATAAAAGATAGTTATAATTTTATCCACGGGAAAATAATTAACAAGTTGACAATGTTTTCCTTATTCGATTTGGTGGTAGTTACCTTTACTAACAGTTATCACCATCGTAAAGGACTAATTAATCGAGTTTGGTAACAAATCAACATATAGGACCAATAACAAATACTTCAAATctacttatttttctttgtcctttttttttttaaataaaaaattgattaaatccGATGTTATTATTTCTTGTATTGTATATCTCTCTAGTTGATCTTGTAAGAGACAACTTTTCATATCTTCATcagaataaatatttaaatccagaataaacaaatatactgccaaaaatgttttttctttttctttgaattgtttctttttatagtatataataatGACTACGTCTTGTACTCCATATATACTGTACAATTAGGTTTTACTCCGTGGTACATCACgagtctattattttgttgatatatatactgttaacggttgtaggtaGAGTTTTGTAGAAACTATTGATTCACAAGTtaagaatatacattttacgatttgttagttatgatttaggaatgaatgatctggcatatttttattataattctcaattgatattattggattaatagtgtacatttaaagctaataagatcttaccaaatatgtaatcgtttattaaacgcaaattagatattttctaagatgtattcatcttgaattagtttcTATATTATAGGGTTGTGATTAAGAGAATGTGATTACATAAAttgggttatcaattctttttgtcaaactcggtcCTAAAAATTTGACatgcaaattaaatatttcctaagatacaatgtgCATTAATTGACATtcattggatgtaaataagtacgctatgaattaaaaaccggcccaaaatattcggcaatcttaaggaggatccggataattgaatcggttataattttagttaaaaactcgacccgaagttggcaaaaagtgatgacaccctattgtactccaaaaatgtatttcgagctctatatgtggatatacttgtttggttacaaatatcctaagataatttttaatatatatccgtttataaaaattcaaatcacataatatgctgaaaaaaatctaaaattttattaactttatgtattgaatagtaattaaaataagtaaatataagattaataaaaataaaaggagaattatattttaatctaacatatttatttaaattagatagatatattttaggaaattaatattatcaaataaggaaatgattgtgtttggttttaagaattgtagagaatttagttgagacttatttgaatacaaagataagagaggatgacacaaaaatgtacttaacaaatgttaaaatatatattaaatcgGAATGTCATCTTGAGCCATAACAATTTTATCgacttttaattataaaatgtaaaagttttgtttGAATTAAGCAAATAGTCAATACAAGTGAACTAAATGGTTTCTTTGAAGCAAACttaatcaatataaatttaGTAACCGTAAATTATTAAAAGCTtcaatcatttacaaaaaaatgtcatatGTTGTATTCGATTTATCATCTAAAGTTTTGGCAATCTATCTTTAAATCAAATTGTTGGGAATTCTTTTCCTTAATAGTATCTTCTAGTAATAATGTGTAATCAAAATCTCATTATAATATCTTTTAAGTTATGTGTTCATTTTATTGTTTAGTTTGGAATTTTATCAATATCTTTtcactgaaagaaaaaaaaagtgatttgtaaaattattaaccaaggtaaaaatgttgaaaaaaatttatttgacgtgagcaaaaaagtttataataaattCAGCTAAGTCAATTTCGTTACTAATTTTGATTAACGAAagtattttaataaattcaattattattcGCTGTACACGACTCGTTTAGTTCTGTAGCCGAGCTGAAGCCGACAAAAGCCGGCTGAGTTAAATGCACTTCTTTGTCGGTGGACAAAGCCGGCATCCAATCTAATCACacaacactctctctctctctcaccagcCCACACACAGctctctctcccttttctctctctctctctcctccgctTTATACTTTGTTGAGTCAAAAAAATTACAGACGAAGAagaaacctctctctctctctctctctctttctctctcgtcttcttcgCTTCTCTTCTACGAAACTAGACAAATGCAGAAGAACTGATTCTGCTTTCTTCTCGCATTCTCTCATTTAGGTGAGTTCAATTTCTCAACCTATCTGCATGATTTGGTATCGGATCTCTTGTGTTTCAATTTGAATGAGAGATCCGAGAGAGAGACTTTAAATCTCCGNNNNNNNNNNNNNNNNNNNNNNNNNNNNNNNNNNNNNNNNNNNNNNNNNNNNNNNNNNNNNNNNNNNNNNNNNNNNNNNNNNNNNNNNNNNNNNNNNNNNNNNNNNNNNNNNNNNNNNNNNNNNNNNNNNNNNNNNNNNNNNNNNNNNNNNNNNNNNNNNNNNNNNNNNNNNNNNNNNNNNNNNNNNNNNNNNNNNNNNNNNNNNNNNNNNNNNNNNNNNNNNNNNNNNNNNNNNNNNNNNNNNNNNNNNNNNNNNNNNNNNNNNNNNNNNNNNNNNNNNNNNNNNNNNNNNNNNNNNNNNNNNNNNNNNNNNNNNNNNNNNNNNNNNNNNNNNNNNNNNNNNNNNNNNNNNNNNNNNNNNNNNNNNNNNNNNNNNNNNNNNNNNNNNNNNNNNNNNNNNNNNNNNNNNNNNNNNNNNNNNNNNNNNNNNNNNNNNNNNNNNNNNNNNNNNNNNNNNNNNNNNNNNNNNNNNNNNNNNNNNNNNNNNNNNNNNNNNNNNNNNNNNNNNNNNNNNNNNNNNNNNNNNNNNNNNNNNNNNNNNNNNNNNNNNNNNNNNNNNNNNNNNNNNNNNNNNNNNNNNNNNNNNNNNNNNNNNNNNNNNNNNNNNNNNCCCCCCCCCCCCCCGATCTGAATCCTGCTTTTTTGAGTTCATACTGATTAAAAAGTTTCCTGATTTAGCTTTAAGTTCGAATCGATTCGGATCGTgtgagttttatttatttatttatattcagTTGCTTATAGTATAATTCAGTTAGGTAGAGTCATCTTTGGATACTATATAGTTGCATTTTGCTTGAGTGAGTCATTCTTTCTTTATCTGGATCTTTATGCTCTGTCTTCGTCTGATCTCTGTGTTTGCAGGAGGAGGGCGTTGATGTTTTGACGATCTGGTTTTGGTAGATCTGGGTAGGGGCAAGGTCTCTGGGGTCtacttttgattttgtgaaTCTTGAAGTGAAGTGTAATAAAGAAGATATTATGACAAGTGCACTTGGATGGAGATTTTCTTCCAGTAATGGGAATGGCCTTGCCCCAAGCGAGTCGGTAATTAACTTGATATATTTACGACTTTATCACAGTGCTTAGCTGCAGTATCAATTAGATCTGAGTTATTCTAGAGTGGTATTTCCATTTTTGGTGTATTAGAAGGATTTGATTAAGCTGAGATATGTTCCTTGAGTTTGAATCAGATTATGAATTGTACTTGAGCTGATCCCATTGTTGATTAAATTACTCAGTggtacttttttctttcttcctttgaaTTGTATCTTGTGAGtaatctttatgttttgttatgtcACGTGTCTGCGTATCTCTTTACtgcttttcttcttgtttcgtTTTACTGTGGAAATTTCATAAAGTTTTCCTTCTTTACATCAAAAACCTGATAGTCTTTTGCAGGACACGTTCCATTGCATAGGAGCAAACGTCTTGCAATTTTTTTGATCATTTAACTTATTTTTGTGTTGGCTGGTCTTGATTGCAGGAGAGAAATGGGGATATGAAGATACATGATTCAGAGCCCCCAACTCCACATTCAACCACAAAGATGAGTTTAAGGTAAcacatatattatttaccaatcAGTGTGATAAAATTGAGGCCTTGTCAGTATTTGTTGCACCTCAATCTGTGGATTAATAAAAACCAATATTATCTGGACTGGTTTCTTATGTCATTTTTTCGGATGAGGCGTTTTAATTAGAAAGGCACAACTATTATCGACTTTGTAACTAACATTTTTTCATCACTTGCAGAGACCGCACCACCAGCATGGAAGATCCAGACGGGACATTAGCAAGTGTTGCACAATGCATCGAGCAGCTGCGCCAAGGTTCATCATCTGCACAAGAAAGAGAATACTGCCTGAAGCAGTTACTGGACCTTATAGAAATGCGTGAAAATGCATTCAGCGCTGTCGGATCACACTCCCAAGCTGTGCCAGTACTTGTCTCTCTTCTACGATCAGGATCACTTGGAGTGAAGATACAAGCTGCAACCGTTTTGGGTTCACTCTGCAAGGAGAACGAACTTAGAGTTAAAGTGTTACTTGGGGGATGCATTCCCCCATTGCTTGGCCTTCTCAAATCCAGTTCAGTTGAAGGGCAGATCGCTGCAGCAAAGACAATCTATGCTGTTTCTGAAGGTGGTGTGAAAGACCATGTTGgatcaaaaatattttccacTGAGGGAGTTGTACCGGTTCTCTGGGACCAGTTGCGCAGTGGAAATAAGAAAGGAGAGGTTGATGGTTTGTTAACTGGTGCACTTAAGAACCTTTCTAGCACCACAGAAGGATTTTGGTCTGAGACAATTCGAGCTGGGGGAGTTGATGTACTTGTTAAGCTGCTTGCAAGCGGGCAGTCAAGCACACTATCTAATGTCTGCTTCCTTCTTGCGTGTATGATGATGGAGGACGCCTCCGTTTGTTCCAGTGTATTGACTGCGGACATTACAAAACAGCTTCTCAAGTTATTAGGATCAGGTAATGAAGCCCCAGTGAGGGCGGAGGCAGCTGCTGCTCTCAAGTCGCTTTCTGCTCAATCTAAGGAAGCAAAGCGAGAAATCGCTAATTCTAATGGTATTCCTGTTCTAATTAATGCAACAATAGCTCCATCGAAAGAATTCATGCAAGGTGAATATGCCcaagcactacaagaaaatgcaATGTGTGCCCTTGCTAATATTTCCGGTGGTTTGTCATATGTCATATCAAGCCTTGGTCAGAGCCTTGAATCTTGCTCTTCACCTGCTCAGACTGCTGACACCCTTGGGGCGTTAGCTTCAGCATTAATGATATATGACGGCAAGGCAGAAACTACTAGAGCATCTGATCCATTGGTCGTTGAGCAGACTCTGCTAAAGCAGTTCAAGCCTCGTCTACCATTCCTGGTGCAAGAACGTACAATTGAAGCACTTGCAAGTTTGTATGGGAATTCCATACTCTCTATCAAACTTTCCAACTCGGATGCAAAACGTTTGCTTGTTGGTCTAATAACAATGGCGGTGAATGAGGTTCAAGATGAGCTTGTAAAGGCTCTTCTGATGCTGTGTAACCAGGAAGGTAGCCTGTGGCCTGCCTTACAGGGTCGTGAAGGGATCCAAATGCTGATATCTCTTCTGGGTCTTTCGTCCGAACAGCAGCAAGAATGTGCTGTTGCACTTCTTTGCCTTCTGTCTAACGAAAATGATGAAAGCAAGTGGGCCATCACTGCTGCTGGAGGTATACCTCCACTTGTTCAAATTCTAGAGACTGGGTCGGCCAAAGCCAGGGAAGACTCTGCaaccatccttaggaacttgtGCAATCATAGTGAAGATATACGTGCTTGTGTTGAAAGTGCTGATGCTGTCCCTGCTCTCTTATGGCTACTAAAGAATGGTAGTGCAAACGGTAAAGAAATAGCCGCCAAGACATTGAATCATTTGATTCATAAATCAGATACTGCAACAATCAGTCAGCTTACTGCTTTGCTTACCAGTGATCTACCTGAGTCGAAAATTTACGTTTTGGATGCATTGAAGAGTATGCTTTCTGTGGTCCCATTCAATGACATGTTACGTGATGGCAGTGCTTCGAATGATGCTATTGAGACCATGATCAAGTTAATGAGCTCTGCAAAAGAAGAGACTCAAGCAAATTCAGCCTCAGCTCTTGCAGCTATCTTTCAGATCAGAAAGGATTTGCGTGAGAGCGCTCTAGCCCTCAAAACTCTCTTGTCTGCCATAAAACTGCTGAATGTGGATTCGGAGAAGATTCTTGTTGAGTCTTGCCGCTGTCTGGCTGCAATTTTACTTTCAATTAAGGAGAATCGGGATGTGGCCATTTCTGCCAGAGAAGCATTGCCTACTCTGGTTTCTCTTGCCAATTCTTCCGTTCTAGAAGTTGCTGAGCAAGGAATGTGCGCTTTGGCTAATCTTATATTGGACAGTGAAGTGTCAGAGAAGGTCATTGTCGAAGATATTATTTTGTCAGCCACTAGAATCTTACGTGAAGGTACAGTGTCTGGAAAGACACTTGCTGCTGCTGCAATTGCCCGCCTGCTTAGTCGTCGCCGAATTGATTCTGCGTTGACAGATTCTGTGAACCGTGCTGGAACAGTGCTTGCCTTAGTGTCTCTTCTAGAATCTGCCGACGGAAGATCTGATGCAATATCAGAAGCCCTAGATGCGCTTGCTATATTCTCAAGATCAGGAGGTAATGGAAATGTAAAACCAGCTTGGGTCGTTTTGACTGAATCTCCTAACAGCATAGCCCCAATAGTCTCATCTATAGTGAGTGTTGCCAATCCTTCACTACAGGACAAAGCTATTGAAGTATTGTCAAGACTTTGCCGAGATCAGCCTATGGTTTTGGGAAACATGGTCAACAATGCCAGAGATTGCGTGTCATCTGTAGCTAAAAGGGTGATAAATACCAGGGACccgaaaataaaaattggtggAGCTGCTATTATTATTTGTGCTGCCAAAGTTAACGACGAGAAGATGATAGAAAATTTGAATGAGACACAATTGTGTGCCAAATTCGTTCAAGCACTTGTGCGGATTCTAGATTCATCTCAGATTTCTGTGCAAGATCAGGAAAAGGATGAGAAAGATAGAATCTGCATATGCATTCatcccaaagaaaaagaagatgaagagcaaGAGGCAACAGAATGTAGAGAGGGTTCCACGGGAGCAACAGTTATTTCTGGTGACAATTTAGCCATTTGGTTGCTCTCGGTTCTTTCTTGTCATGATGAAAAGAGCAGAGCAGTAATATTGGAGTCGGAAGGCATCGAGTTGATTACTGACAGGATAGGCAACCGTTTTATCCAGGTATTTAACTCTCTTATAGATTACAGTCTTTGAGATCACAGCTTATCGAGTTGATTACTGATAAAAGAAACCCACTGTGATAGCATTTAAcgtttaaactcattttgggaCGCTAATTTGTCCTTTATATTGCTTTAGCTGCTAATCCATTTTTACACTTCAGGCTGATAATGGAGAAGACGCCAACATTTGGGTTTGTGCATTATTGCTAGCCATACTTTTCCAGGACAGAGAAATCACCCGCTCACATGCAACAATGAAGGCTGTTCCAGTGCTCTCAAATCTTGTGAAGTCAGAGGAATACGCAGACAGATATTTTGCAGCACAAGCTCTAGCTAGTCTTGTCTGTAACGGTAGTCGGGGAACTCTTCTATCTGTTGCAAACTCTGGTGCTGCGGCTGGGTTTATATCATTGCTTGGTTGTTCTGATGATGACATAAAAGAACTTCTACAGCTGTCGCAGGAGTTCGATTTAGTGCGGTACCCAGACCAGGTTGCCCTTGAAAGACTTTTCCGAGTTGAAGATATTAGAGTTGGGGCTACTTCTCGAAAAGCAATTCCCTTACTAGTTGAACTTCTTAAACCAATTCCAGACCGCCCCGGTGCTCCTCTTCTTGCACTTAATCTTCTAACTCAGCTTGCCGGAGACTGTCCACAAAATATGATTGTCATGGTAGAGTCAGGTGCTCTTGAGGGCCTCTCGAAATATCTTTCCCTTGGACCTCAGGACGAGCAAGAGGAAGCTGCAACAGTTCTTTTAGGCATCTTATTTAGCAGTGCTGAAATTCGAAGGCATGACTCAGCATTTGGTGCCGTCAGCCAACTTGTAGCAGTTTTGCGTCTAGGTGGAAGAGGAGCTAGGTACAGTGCTGCCAAGGCATTGGATAGTCTCTTTACCGCTGATCATATAAGAAATGCAGAGTCTTCTAGACAAGCTGTTCAGCCATTGGTAGAGATTCTCAACACTGGTTCAGAGAGGGAGCAGCATGCTGCTATTGCTGCACTTGTTAGGTTGTTGAGTGATAATCCATCACGGGCTTTGGCAGTTGCAGATGTGGAGATGAATGCGGTAGATGTTCTCTGCAGGATCCTTTCTTCAAACTATACGATGGAACTGAAGGGGGATGCTGCGGAGCTGTGCTATGTTCTGTTTGCAAATACAAGGATTAGGTCTACAGTTGCTGCAGCGCGTTGTGTTGAGCCACTTGTCTCTCTTCTTGTGACTGAGTTCAGCCCTGCTCAGCATTCAGTTGTACGTGCACTGGATAAGCTTGTCGATGATGAACAACTGGCTGAACTAGTTGCAGCTCATGGTGCTGTGGTTCCTCTTGTTGGCCTTCTCTATGGTAAAAACTATGTGCTTCATGAGGCGATATCCAGGGCTCTAGTAAAGTTAGGTAAGGACAGGCCTGCTTGTAAACTGGAAATGGTGAAAGCTGGAGTTATCGACTGCGTACTTGATATCCTCCACGAAGCTCCAGATTTTCTTTGTGCTGCGTTTTCGGAACTGCTTCGCATCCTCACAAATAATGCTACGATTGCCAAGGGACAATCTGCTGCGAAAGTGGTGGAGCCACTTTTCAATTTGCTGACAAGGTTGGAGTTTGGAGCTGATGGACAGCACAGTGCTCTGCAAGTTTTGGTCAATATCTTAGAACATCCACAATGCCGAGCTGATTATACACTTACACCGCACCAAGTGATTGAGCCGCTAATTCCGCTGCTGGAATCTCCATCCCCAGCAGTACAACAGTTGGCAGCTGAGCTTCTGTCTCATCTTCTCTACGAGGAGCATCTGCAGAAGGATCCATTAACACAACTTGCGATCGGACCTCTAATCCATGTGCTGGGATCCGGCATACACTTATTACAGCAAAGAGCTGTGAAAGCTCTCCTTAGCATTGCTCTAACTTGGCCAAATGAAATAGCTAAAGAAAGTGGTGTGAGTGAGCTGTCAAAGGTGATACTGCAAGCAGATCCATCACTTTCCAATGTGTTATGGGAGTCTGCAGCATCAATTTTGGTTATCATCTTGCAATTTAGCTCCGAATTTTACCTGGAAGTTCCTGTCGCTGTTCTTGTAAGACTGCTTCGTTCTGCTTCTGAAAACACCGTGGTTGGTGCACTTAACGCTCTTCTAGTGTTGGAAAGTGATGATGGAACCAGCGCAGAGTCCATGGCTGAAAGCGGTGCCATNCTCAGGACGAGCAAGAGGAAGCTGCAACAGTTCTTTTAGGCATCTTATTTAGCAGTGCTGAAATTCGAAGGCATGACTCAGCATTTGGTGCTGTCAGCCAACTTGTAGCAGTTTTGCGTCTAGGTGGAAGAGGAGCTAGGTACAGTGCTGCCAAGGCATTGGATAGTCTCTTTACCGCTGATCATATAAGAAATGCAGAGTCTTCTAGACAAGCTGTTCAGCCATTGGTAGAGATCCTCAACACTGGTTCAGAGAGGGAGCAGCATGCTGCTATTGCTGCACTTGTTAGGTTGTTGAGTGATAATCCATCACGGGCTTTGGCAGTTGCAGATGTTGAGATGAATGCGGTAGATGTTCTCTGCAGGATCCTTTCTTCAAACTATACGATGGAACTGAAGGGGGATGCTGCGGAGCTGTGCTATGTTCTGTTTGCAAATACAAGGATTAGGTCTACAGTTGCTGCAGCGCGTTGTGTTGAGCCACTTGTCTCTCTTCTTGTGACTGAGTTCAGCCCTGCTCAGCATTCAGTTGTACGTGCACTGGATAAGCTTGTCGATGATGAACAACTGGCTGAACTAGTTGCAGCTCATGGTGCTGTGGTTCCTCTTGTTGGCCTTCTCTATGGTAAAAACTATGTGCTTCATGAGGCGATATCCAGGGCTCTAGTAAAGTTAGGTAAGGACAGGCCTGCTTGTAAACTGGAAATGGTGAAAGCTGGAGTTATCGACTGCGTACTTGATATTCTCCACGAAGCTCCAGATTTTCTTTGTGCTGCGTTTTCGGAACTGCTTCGCATCCTCACAAATAATGCTACGATTGCCAAGGGACAATCTGCTGCGAAAGTGGTGGAGCCACTTTTCAATTTGCTGACAAGGTTGGAGTTTGGAGCTGATGGACAGCACAGTGCTCTGCAAGTTTTGGTCAATATCTTAGAACATCCACAATGCCGAGCTGAATATACACTTACACCGCACCAAGTGATTGAGCCGCTAATTCCGCTGCTGGAATCTCCATCCCCAGCAGTACAACAGTTGGCAGCTGAGCTTCTGTCTCATCTTCTCTACGAGGAGCATCTGCAGAAGGATCCATTAACACAACTTGCGATCGGACCTCTAATCCATGTGCTGGGATCCGGCATACACTTATTACAGCAAAGAGCTGTGAAAGCTCTCCTTAGCATTGCTCTAACTTGGCCAAATGAAATAGCTAAAGAAAGTGGTGTGAGTGAGCTGTCAAAGGTGATACTGCAAGCAGATCCATCACTTTCCAATGTGTTATGGGAGTCTGCAGCATCAATTTTGGTTATCATCTTGCAATTTAGCTCCGAATTTTACCTGGAAGTTCCTGTCGCTGTTCTTGTAAGACTGCTTCGTTCTGCTTCTGAAAACACCGTGGTTGGTGCACTTAACGCTCTTCTAGTGTTGGAAAGTGATGATGGAACCAGCGCAGAGTCCATGGCTGAAAGCGGTGCCATAGAAGCTCTACTTGATCTTTTAAGGTCTCATCAGTGTGAGGACACAGCAGCGAGACTGCTTGAGGTACTTCTCAACAACGTGAAGATAAGAGATTCAAAAGCCACCAAGACTGCAATCTTACCCTTGTCCCAGTACCTCTTGGATCCACAGACCCAAGCTCAGCAAGCGCGTTTACTGGCAACTTTGGCCCTCGGTGATCTTTTCCAGAATGAAGCACTCGCTAGAAGCACTGACGCAGCTTCTGCTTGCCGTGCTTTAGTTAATGTCCTCGAAGAACAACCCACTGAAGAAATGAAAGTAGTTGCTATATGTGCCCTGCAAAACCTTGTCATGTATAGCCGGTCTAACAAAAGAGCAGTTGCCGAGGCAGGTGGTGTGCAGGTTGTCTTGGATCTGATCAGTTCCAGTGATCCTGAAACATCTGTTCAGGCTGCAATGTTCGTAAAGCTACTTTTCTCTAATCACACCGTCCAAGAGTACGCATCTAGCGAGACTGTCCGAGCAATAACTGGTGAGAAAAGTTTAAGTACCctctttttcaatttgatttgcTGGTTCTTATTTCTTAGATGTTGCTTCCTTTTAATTTACAGCTGCTATTGAGAAGGACTTGTGGGCCACTGGAACTGTGAATGATGAGTATCTAAAAGCTTTAAACTCTTTGTTTAACAACTTCCCACGCCTAAGGGCCACTGAGCCTGCAACACTAAGTATACCACATTTAGTTACATCCCTGAAGACAGGATCAGAGGCAACTCAAGAAGCTGCCTTGGATGCGTTGTTTCTTCTGCGACAAGCTTGGTCAGCCTGTCCGGCCGAAGTTTCCAGGGCCCAGTCAGTTGCTGCTGCAGACGCCATCCCCTTACTTCAGTACCTAATCCAATCAGGTCCACCGCGGTTCCAGGAGAAAGCTGAATTCCTCTTGCAGTGTTTGCCAGGTACGCTGGTGGTCACTATCAAGCGCGGTAACAACATGAAACAATCCGTTGGTAACCCGAGCGTGTTCTGCAAGATCACACTCGGTAACAATCCTCCTAGACAAACCAAGGTAACAAATGACTCTTCACCGCTATTTCAATTCACTGTGATTTATAATTTTCCGAGAAATCAACtgtatctttctattttttcagGTGATATCTACAGGTCCTAACCCAGAGTGGGACGAGAGTTTCTCATGGTCATTTGAAAGCCCTCCCAAAGGTCAAAAACTCCACATATCATGCAAGAACAAGAGCAAAATGGGAAAGGTATATCATCAAACTTAATTCATAGATAACAGTTTTAAATTTTGCCGGTTTAACTCTAAACTTTGGCTttgcgttttgtttttgtgcagaGTTCCTTTGGAAAAGTAACGATCCAAATCGACAGGGTGGTGATGCTGGGAGCAGTTGCAGGTGAATACAGTTTGTTACCTGAAAGTAAAAGTGGCCCCAGAAATCTTGAGATAGAATTCCAGTGGTCTAACAAGTAAACCACCTCTtcatcttttgtgttttttttttttggttttggagatTTCTTCAATCCAAActtctgttttctattttcttttttgttgccaaattttcaaaaattgtttgattaattataatgaTACTGTATATAGTTTGTCTTGTAATGTAATGATCACAGATGNNNNNNNNNNNNNNNNNNNNNNNNNNNNN from Camelina sativa cultivar DH55 chromosome 7, Cs, whole genome shotgun sequence includes the following:
- the LOC104702756 gene encoding uncharacterized protein LOC104702756 isoform X1; amino-acid sequence: MTSALGWRFSSSNGNGLAPSESERNGDMKIHDSEPPTPHSTTKMSLRDRTTSMEDPDGTLASVAQCIEQLRQGSSSAQEREYCLKQLLDLIEMRENAFSAVGSHSQAVPVLVSLLRSGSLGVKIQAATVLGSLCKENELRVKVLLGGCIPPLLGLLKSSSVEGQIAAAKTIYAVSEGGVKDHVGSKIFSTEGVVPVLWDQLRSGNKKGEVDGLLTGALKNLSSTTEGFWSETIRAGGVDVLVKLLASGQSSTLSNVCFLLACMMMEDASVCSSVLTADITKQLLKLLGSGNEAPVRAEAAAALKSLSAQSKEAKREIANSNGIPVLINATIAPSKEFMQGEYAQALQENAMCALANISGGLSYVISSLGQSLESCSSPAQTADTLGALASALMIYDGKAETTRASDPLVVEQTLLKQFKPRLPFLVQERTIEALASLYGNSILSIKLSNSDAKRLLVGLITMAVNEVQDELVKALLMLCNQEGSLWPALQGREGIQMLISLLGLSSEQQQECAVALLCLLSNENDESKWAITAAGGIPPLVQILETGSAKAREDSATILRNLCNHSEDIRACVESADAVPALLWLLKNGSANGKEIAAKTLNHLIHKSDTATISQLTALLTSDLPESKIYVLDALKSMLSVVPFNDMLRDGSASNDAIETMIKLMSSAKEETQANSASALAAIFQIRKDLRESALALKTLLSAIKLLNVDSEKILVESCRCLAAILLSIKENRDVAISAREALPTLVSLANSSVLEVAEQGMCALANLILDSEVSEKVIVEDIILSATRILREGTVSGKTLAAAAIARLLSRRRIDSALTDSVNRAGTVLALVSLLESADGRSDAISEALDALAIFSRSGGNGNVKPAWVVLTESPNSIAPIVSSIVSVANPSLQDKAIEVLSRLCRDQPMVLGNMVNNARDCVSSVAKRVINTRDPKIKIGGAAIIICAAKVNDEKMIENLNETQLCAKFVQALVRILDSSQISVQDQEKDEKDRICICIHPKEKEDEEQEATECREGSTGATVISGDNLAIWLLSVLSCHDEKSRAVILESEGIELITDRIGNRFIQADNGEDANIWVCALLLAILFQDREITRSHATMKAVPVLSNLVKSEEYADRYFAAQALASLVCNGSRGTLLSVANSGAAAGFISLLGCSDDDIKELLQLSQEFDLVRYPDQVALERLFRVEDIRVGATSRKAIPLLVELLKPIPDRPGAPLLALNLLTQLAGDCPQNMIVMVESGALEGLSKYLSLGPQDEQEEAATVLLGILFSSAEIRRHDSAFGAVSQLVAVLRLGGRGARYSAAKALDSLFTADHIRNAESSRQAVQPLVEILNTGSEREQHAAIAALVRLLSDNPSRALAVADVEMNAVDVLCRILSSNYTMELKGDAAELCYVLFANTRIRSTVAAARCVEPLVSLLVTEFSPAQHSVVRALDKLVDDEQLAELVAAHGAVVPLVGLLYGKNYVLHEAISRALVKLGKDRPACKLEMVKAGVIDCVLDILHEAPDFLCAAFSELLRILTNNATIAKGQSAAKVVEPLFNLLTRLEFGADGQHSALQVLVNILEHPQCRAEYTLTPHQVIEPLIPLLESPSPAVQQLAAELLSHLLYEEHLQKDPLTQLAIGPLIHVLGSGIHLLQQRAVKALLSIALTWPNEIAKESGVSELSKVILQADPSLSNVLWESAASILVIILQFSSEFYLEVPVAVLVRLLRSASENTVVGALNALLVLESDDGTSAESMAESGAIEALLDLLRSHQCEDTAARLLEVLLNNVKIRDSKATKTAILPLSQYLLDPQTQAQQARLLATLALGDLFQNEALARSTDAASACRALVNVLEEQPTEEMKVVAICALQNLVMYSRSNKRAVAEAGGVQVVLDLISSSDPETSVQAAMFVKLLFSNHTVQEYASSETVRAITAAIEKDLWATGTVNDEYLKALNSLFNNFPRLRATEPATLSIPHLVTSLKTGSEATQEAALDALFLLRQAWSACPAEVSRAQSVAAADAIPLLQYLIQSGPPRFQEKAEFLLQCLPGTLVVTIKRGNNMKQSVGNPSVFCKITLGNNPPRQTKVISTGPNPEWDESFSWSFESPPKGQKLHISCKNKSKMGKSSFGKVTIQIDRVVMLGAVAGEYSLLPESKSGPRNLEIEFQWSNK